In the Malassezia vespertilionis chromosome 1, complete sequence genome, one interval contains:
- the SEC27 gene encoding Coatomer subunit beta' (COG:U; TransMembrane:1 (o433-452i); EggNog:ENOG503NWHK): MLLDIQRKFFTRSERVKSVDFHPTEPWLLAGLYNGSVFIWNYETGTMVKSFEVTDVPVRCVRFIARKHWFVVGSDDFFLRCYNYNTQEKVVAFEAHPDYIRSIAVHATGPYVLTAGDDMTIKLWDFEKGWRLVQTFEGHTHFVMSVCFNPKDSNSFASASLDRTVKVWTLGNPTANFTLEAHEKGVNYVDYYHGADKPYMITTGDDRTVKIWDYLTKSSVQTLSGHTSNVSFAVFHPSLPLIISGSEDGLVKLWHANTYRLESTLDYGLERCWCIADQKSKNDIALGYDDGLVAVKLGKEDPSVSMDGSGKLVWARNNEVLGANLAASLEEECIDGERVRISPRELGHTEIFSQLLQHSPNGRFVTVCGDGEYTIYTALAWRNKAFGAGLGFAWATDSNTYAIREDSSTKVRVFKNFKEQSGLVLVNYVVEDIAGGALLAVIGVGFVCFYDWHSGALIRRINVEARQVIWSQTNELVAITTDDSFYVLRFDKPAYDAFLASGMPLGDEGFEEAFEVVTEITERVRTGKWTGECFLYTNSANRLQYYIGEHSYTIRPLDSELYVLGYLPHMSRVFAADKDMNVYSFALSLAVIEYQTAILQGDMDAATALLPRIPMGQRNRVAKFLEAQERPALALQVATDVDHRFDLAVSLDKFDTALEIARTAPASGAETRWRTIGDRALARWNVTLAQTCFVKANDVHTLFLIASAKKDAALLRHVAEAAKAKSEMNLAFAAFLQIQDVDACIDVLCAAGRYPEAAMFARTYAPHLVPALVEGWKGSFPKSQKQLQLRERIADPAQDAALFQEGWDDALAREKALRAGDEAGLLR; this comes from the coding sequence ATGCTCCTCGACATCCAGCGCAAGTTTTTCACGCGCTCCGAGCGAGTCAAGTCGGTCGACTTCCACCCGACGGAGCCATGGCTTCTTGCAGGACTGTACAATGGCTCCGTGTTCATTTGGAACTATGAAACGGGCACGATGGTCAAGTCGTTCGAGGTCACCGAcgtgcctgtgcgctgcgtgcgtttcattgcgcgcaagcactgGTTCGTCGTGGGCTCTGACGACTTTTTTTTGCGGTGCTACAACTACAACACACAGGAAAAGGTTGTTGCGTTTGAGGCGCACCCTGACTATATCCGCAGCATTGCCGTCCATGCAACGGGGCCGTATGTGCTGACGGCCGGCGACGATATGACCATCAAGCTGTGGGATTTCGAAAAAGGCTGGCGTCTTGTGCAGACATTTGAAGGACATACGCACTTTGTCATGTCTGTTTGCTTTAATCCCAAAGATTCGAACTCGTTTGCGTCTGCATCCCTCGACCGCACCGTCAAAGTATGGACGCTTGGCAACCCCACTGCGAATTTCACTCTCGAGGCCCACGAGAAAGGCGTGAATTACGTAGACTACTACCACGGCGCAGACAAGCCGTACATGATTACCACAGGTGACGACCGCACAGTCAAGATCTGGGACTATCTTACGAAATCGAGCGTGCAAACACTATCGGGACACACGTCCAATGTCTCTTTCGCCGTCTTTCACCCGTCGCTCCCGCTGATCATTTCCGGCTCCGAGGACGGGCTTGTGAAGCTGTGGCATGCAAATACCTACCGACTCGAGTCCACGCTCGACTACgggctcgagcgctgctgGTGCATTGCCGACCAGAAATCCAAGAACGACATTGCGCTGGGATACGACGATGGGCTGGTCGCTGTGAAACTTGGAAAAGAGGACCCGAGCGTGAGCATGGACGGGAGCGGCAAGCTTGTGTGGGCGCGCAACAACGaggtgctcggcgcaaacCTCGCTGCGTCGCTCGAAGAGGAATGCATCGACGGCGAGCGCGTTCGTATCTCTCCCCGCGAACTTGGCCACACGGAAATCTTCTCGCAGCTCTTGCAGCACAGCCCCAACGGCCGCTTCGTCACCGTGTGTGGCGACGGCGAGTACACGATCTACACCGCGCTCGCATGGCGAAACAAGGCGTTTGGCGCAGGTCTTGGCTTTGCATGGGCAACGGACTCGAATACCTACGCCATCCGCGAAGACTCGTCCACCAAGGTGCGTGTATTCAAAAATTTCAAGGAGCAGTCGGGCCTCGTGCTGGTGAATTACGTCGTGGAGGACAttgccggcggcgcacttcTCGCCGTCATTGGCGTTGGCTTTGTGTGCTTCTACGACTGGCACTCGGGCGCGCTCATTCGCCGGATCAatgtcgaggcgcgccagGTGATTTGGTCTCAAACGAACGAGCTTGTGGCGATCACCACGGACGACTCGTTTTATGTGTTGCGCTTCGACAAGCCCGCCTACGATGCGTTCCTTGCGTCTGGTATGCCCCTTGGGGACGAGGGATTTGAGGAGGCGTTCGAGGTGGTCACGGAGATTaccgagcgcgtgcgcaccgGAAAATGGACCGGCGAGTGCTTTTTGTACACCAACAGCGCCAACCGTTTGCAGTACTATATCGGCGAGCACTCGTACACCATCCGCCCGCTCGACTCGGAGCTGTACGTCCTTGGATACCTGCCCCATATGAGCCGTGTTTTTGCCGCAGACAAGGACATGAACGTGTACAGTTTTGCACTTTCTCTCGCTGTGATTGAGTACCAGACAGCGATTTTGCAAGGGGACATGGACGCTGCCACAGCGCTGCTTCCTCGCATTCCGATGGGCCAGCGAAACAGGGTCGCCAAGTTCCTCGAGGCCCAGGAACGCCCAGCGTTGGCGCTCCAAGTTGCGACCGATGTTGACCACCGCTTTGATCTCGCCGTCTCGCTGGATAAATTTGATACCGCACTCGAGattgcgcgcactgcgccggcCTCTGGCGCCGAAACTCGCTGGCGCACGATTGGCGatcgcgcacttgcgcgctggaacGTGACGCTTGCACAAACGTGCTTTGTCAAGGCCAACGATGTGCACACACTATTCCTTATTGCGTCCGCGAAGAAGGACGCTGCACTTTTGCGTCATGTTGCCGAGGCTGCCAAAGCCAAGAGCGAGATGAATTTGGCGTTTGCCGCATTCCTCCAAATCCAGGACGTGGATGCCTGCATCGATGTactttgcgccgcgggcCGCTACCCAGAAGCGGCAATGTTTGCGCGCACATATGCTCCGCATTTGGTACCTGCATTGGTCGAGGGCTGGAAGGGGTCTTTTCCCAAGAGCCAGAAACAattgcagctgcgcgagaggATCGCTGACCCTGCGCAGGATGCGGCATTGTTTCAGGAGGGGTGGGACGATGCGTTGGCGCGAGAAAAggccttgcgcgctggGGACGAGGCGGGGCTGCTGCGTTAA
- a CDS encoding uncharacterized protein (EggNog:ENOG503NXGZ; COG:S), translating to MVGPVTAQGISKGNVSTQSVKLSSGYDIPQVALGVYKAPNDGTTEQAVKWAFDAGYRHIDSASRYNNEEAVGRAVKEWCAANNVPREQIFITTKLWDADQSSVTAAIDESLRKLDMKYIDLYLIHSPEPGIESFLSAWKEMEAAVDAGKVRSIGVSNFDEEHLDALLPNARIKPVVNQIESHPFFAHEVLREQTLKRGLQIEAYSPMAQGAALDRAEIKAIASKHGKTPAQVLLRWGIQLGNVILPKSLTKHRIEANAQLFDFVLDEDDMDILNNLDEGLKMGKLGPPGTSAPASPGATRPGSRRGSSNNGLAGNKLQMSSS from the coding sequence ATGGTTGGTCCCGTGACCGCGCAAGGCATCAGCAAAGGGAATGTAAGCACCCAGAGCGTCAAGCTAAGCTCTGGGTATGACATTCCTCAAGTGGCACTCGGCGTTTACAAAGCGCCGAACGACGGCACGACCGAGCAGGCGGTCAAGTGGGCGTTTGACGCTGGCTACCGCCATATCGATTCTGCCTCGCGGTATAACAATGAAGAAGCAGTTGGCCGCGCCGTGAAAGAgtggtgcgccgccaacAACGTGCCGCGTGAGCAAATCTTCATTACTACCAAGCTGTGGGATGCGGACCAAAGCTCTGTGACCGCGGCGATTGACGAGTCACTGCGCAAGTTGGATATGAAGTACATTGACTTGTACTTGATTCACTCGCCTGAACCTGGCATTGAGTCATTCCTCAGCGCTTGGAAGGAAATGGAGGCCGCCGTGGATGCTGGTAAGGTTCGATCGATTGGCGTTTCCAACTTTGACGAGGAGCATCTAGATGCTCTGCTGCCGAATGCACGTATCAAGCCCGTCGTGAACCAGATTGAATCGCATCCATTCTTTGCGCAcgaggtgctgcgcgagcagacGCTTAAGCGTGGCCTACAAATTGAGGCGTATTCTCCAATGGCACAGGGTGCTGCTTTGGACCGTGCCGAGATTAAGGCAATTGCTTCCAAGCACGGGAAGACGCCCGCGCAGGTCTTGCTCCGGTGGGGTATCCAGCTTGGCAACGTGATTCTGCCCAAGTCACTTACAAAGCACCGCATTGAAGCGAACGCGCAGCTGTTTGACTTTGTGCTTGACGAGGACGACATGGATATCCTGAACAACCTGGATGAAGGCTTGAAGATGGGAAAACTTGGTCCGCCTGGCACCTCGGCTCCTGCATCGCCTGGTGCTACGCGGCCAGGCTCGCGACGTGGCTCAAGTAACAATGGATTGGCTGGCAACAAGTTGCAAATGAGTAGCAGCTAA
- the GRR1 gene encoding SCF ubiquitin ligase complex subunit (EggNog:ENOG503NYMA; BUSCO:EOG09260GOF; COG:S), producing the protein MAAPFGGSMDISTPRLSPGRRSSTSSSSDVFIDDYFALPGSDDDMDMAPKSRDVFARSATYGDLPHEILLQIFHYVHTSQQDLQSCLLVCKQWCACGVQLLWYRPAFHKISSLFKLIHIMIQPDTMFPYATYIRRLNFSLLAGALDDQLLGRMEMCHRVERLTLAGCVQVTDATLARVLQNIPQLVAIDLNGVVQLTDATLSVLAERCPRLQGANLTGCRHVTTHGIVNMALQCRALRRIKAGHCPLVDGWAFTQLLRHCPILLEADFVHCTQIDDGAVREVWLYPNLLREIKLAYNNRLTDHAFPTHALALDLEELRNEGKASTLLPLLQDPIQFQVCEHLRILDLTGSTQITDEAVRGIVAHAPKLRNISLAKCTRLTDESVYAIARLGRNIHYLHLAHVANLTDRAMLHLAEHCTRIRYLDLACCVLLTDASVIKLAANLPKLRRIGLVRVQNLTDRGVYSLVERHTNLERIHLSYCDKISVPTIFWLTQRLGRLTHLSLTGVPAFRNRELQSMCRAPPGEFSEHQRASFCVYSGRGVNELRRFLLRVFMDESLAEQYGTLDPDIRAAFQSSLARYIAQQKV; encoded by the coding sequence ATGGCGGCACCATTCGGTGGAAGCATGGATATATCCACTCCACGATTGAGTCCGGGGCGCCGCTCGTccacgagcagctcctccGATGTGTTCATCGACGATTACTTTGCGCTGCCCGGAAGTGACGATGATATGGATATGGCACCAAAAAGCAGGGATGTATTTGCACGCAGTGCGACCTACGGAGATCTCCCGCACGAAATTTTGCTGCAAATTTTCCACTACGTGCACACGTCGCAGCAGGACCTGCAGTCGTGCCTGCTCGTATGCAAGCAGTGGTGTGCATGCGGTGTCCAGTTGCTGTGGTACCGGCCCGCCTTTCACAAAATAAGCTCGTTGTTTAAACTGATTCATATCATGATCCAGCCGGACACGATGTTTCCCTATGCGACCTACATCCGCCGCCTTAATTTCAGTTTGCTCGcgggcgcgctcgacgatcAGCTGCTGGGGAGGATGGAGATGTGCCACCGGGTCGAGCGTCTCACACTAGCGGGGTGTGTGCAAGTGACGGAtgcgacgcttgcgcgcgtgctgcagaaTATTCCCCAGCTCGTCGCGATCGATTTGAACGGCGTCGTACAGCTCACCGATGCGACACTTTCGGTGCTCGCCGAGCGGTGTCCACGGCTCCAAGGCGCCAACTTGACGGGGTGCAGGCACGTCACCACGCATGGGATTGTCAATATGGCTCTGCAGTgccgtgcattgcgccgcatcaagGCGGGCCATTGTCCGCTGGTGGACGGTTGGGCGTTTACCCAACTTTTGCGGCACTGCCCGATTTTGCTCGAGGCTGATTTTGTGCACTGCACACAGATCGACGACGGTGCTGTGCGCGAAGTATGGCTCTACCCGAATCTCTTGCGCGAGATCAAGCTTGCGTACAATAACCGGCTTACCGACCACGCATTTCCAACGCATGCACTCGCACTGGACTtggaggagctgcgcaatgaAGGCAAGGCGTCGACTCTGCTTCCTTTGCTGCAGGATCCGATCCAGTTCCAAGTCTGTGAGCACTTGCGTATTCTTGATCTTACGGGGAGTACACAGATCACAGACGAGGCCGTGCGTGGGATTGTagcgcatgcgccaaagctgcgcaataTTTCGCTTGCAAAGTGCACGCGGCTCACAGACGAGAGTGTGTATGCGATCGCAAGGCTCGGACGCAATATTCACTACCTGCACCTTGCCCATGTTGCCAATTTGACCGaccgcgcgatgctgcattTAGCCGAGCACTGTACAAGGATCCGGTACCTCGATTTGGCATGCTGTGTACTGTTGACCGATGCGAGCGTCATAAAACTTGCGGCAAACCTGCCCAAGCTACGGCGCATCGGTCtcgtgcgtgtgcaaaaCCTGACCGACCGCGGCGTGTACAGCTTGGTCGAGCGACACACCAACTTGGAGCGCATTCACCTTTCCTACTGCGACAAAATCAGCGTTCCGACTATTTTTTGGCTTACACAGCGGCTTGGGCGCTTGACGCACCTGAGCCTTACGGGCGTGCCGGCATTCCGTAACCGCGAGCTGCAGagcatgtgccgcgcgccgccgggTGAGTTTAGTGAGCACCAGCGCGCCTCATTTTGTGTATACAGCGGCCGTGGCGTCAACGaattgcgccgctttctcTTGCGTGTATTTATGGACGAGTCGCTTGCGGAGCAGTACGGGACCCTGGATCCTGATATCCGGGCGGCATTCCAGAGTAGCCTTGCGCGGTAtatcgcgcagcaaaagGTCTAG
- a CDS encoding uncharacterized protein (COG:K; EggNog:ENOG503P7QF) yields the protein MGDSCREVESATGTQSLPLSIPQSTTPAASAALKNEAHVDHAAERISGASESPRTPSPILGSQDSAAIDPISGHHPFPQVGLGIGTLEHEMQLLMGLEDGEEGHVPPDRPSDVLIADVLDKLEQMDVPTESAALRSKSMPEKERQLALILLELAHCVRQQDEARDKLKHQLRVTRLASLSLFSSLRISYSHMLSAERDIHSRLEVELSGSKSQSKMLSDMVSRASLNGQDTYAIPAEAEVLDDELRRPPSAQAVTERNKLLADKRHLRQRVRDAEAQVTRLEAELRSLRPMLLRQSSFEEEMPLESRTPTRNARRRREAMMGDAKSEHLLLASRMLRTLRHAARSNASPSTSPSKYEVRTDRHSPVTPRRTREIHPSTPTPRPKIATDLHEAGRSVPEAHAPWSASSGSNAPFTSGIDELLHAAQSLTGPEPSSDPARHPRESFDLQSSPTHVSPLRSQMCSERRAPVSAPVLGSPKRRRVSLSHMDLEDGCSERDRPWAHRSAHVHETHSALDLLADQAASHEYPHSSLKTPARANIAAMHRQMHANTQPHEPSSWAVVPGAKSASATKPKVGGNQSPEKRLPYVRWSAEEDTKLRRAIKEHGQRWEHVARAVGTRSYHQCRQRYLLMRRKEAAANGLTSPSKNQARTPTRPPSSLASNGPVQLRTPSKTHDDEPDSSTGSDDEARVHAKPYNVHGALPMIPQPQFVLNASPHAARYDRPRNSAPLGSPHHRTSPPRGFARSRVGPVLYS from the coding sequence ATGGGTGACTCTTGTCGCGAAGTGGAGAGCGCCACCGGGACACAGTCATTGCCTCTTTCTATACCACAAAGCACCACTCCGGCCGCCTCAGCTGCGCTGAAAAATGAGGCACACGTCGATCACGCCGCAGAGCGCATATCCGGGGCGTCCGAGTCCCCACGCACCCCCTCGCCGATCCTCGGCAGCCAGGACTCTGCTGCTATCGATCCAATCAGTGGGCATCACCCCTTTCCGCAGGTCGGTCTTGGGATTGGCACACTGGAGCATGAGATGCAACTGCTCATGGGCCTCGAGGACGGCGAGGAGGGGCATGTACCGCCGGACCGGCCGAGCGATGTACTGATCGCGGATGTGCTGGACAAGTTGGAGCAAATGGACGTGCCTACCGAAAGcgctgccttgcgcagcaaatcTATGCCCGAAAAAGAGCGGCAGCTTGCCTTGATTCTCCTCGAACTCGCACACTGCGTCAGGCAgcaggacgaggcgcgcgacaagctgAAGCATCAGCTGCGTGTCACACGgcttgcatcgctctcCTTGTTTTCTTCACTTCGCATCTCGTACTCGCACATGCTcagtgccgagcgcgacatCCACTCGCGCCTTGAAGTCGAACTGAGCGGATCCAAGAGCCAGTCCAAGATGCTCAGCGACATGgtatcgcgcgcctcgcttAATGGCCAAGATACGTATGCAATACCCGCAGAGGCAGAGGTATTGGACGACGAGCTCCGCCGCCCGCCGTCGGCCCAAGCCGTCACGGAGCGCAACAAGCTGCTTGCAGACAAGCGCCACCTTCGCCAacgcgtgcgcgacgcagagGCGCAAGTCACCAGGCTTGAGGCGGAGCtccgctcgctgcgcccCATGCTCTTGCGCCAGTCGAGCTTCGAAGAAGAGATGCCGCTGGAGTCTCGCACACCAACGCGAAACGCCCGCAGGCGCCGCGAGGCGATGATGGGCGACGCCAAGTCGGAGCACTTACTCCtcgcctcgcgcatgctgcgTACGTTGCGCCACGCGGCCAGATCCAATGCTtcgccaagcacctcgccgtCAAAGTACGAGGTGCGCACGGATCGCCACTCGCCCGtgacgccgcgccgcacccgCGAAATACACCCTTCCACACCGACCCCGCGCCCAAAAATCGCCACGGATCTCCACGAAGCGGGCCGCAGTGTCCCAGAAGCACATGCGCCGTGGTCCGCAAGCAGTGGGTCGAATGCGCCCTTTACCAGCGGCATCGACGAGCTCCTGCACGCCGCTCAATCCTTAACGGGCCCCGAGCCAAGCTCCGATCCCGCTCGCCACCCACGCGAAAGTTTCGATTTGCAGTCAAGCCCGACGCATGTTTCCCCACTCCGTTCGCAAATGTGCTccgagcgccgagcgcccGTGTCTGCGCCCGTGCTTGGCAGCCCCAAAAGGCGCCGCGTCTCGCTCTCACACATGGACTTGGAGGACGGGTGCTCAGAGCGCGATCGGCCCTGGGCGCATCGCTCCGCGCATGTCCACGAAACACACTCGGCGTTGGACCTCCTCGCGGACCAAGCCGCTTCCCACGAGTACCCGCACTCGAGCCTGAAAACACCCGCGCGTGCCAACATCGCCGCAATGCACCGCCAAATGCATGCCAACACACAACCGCATGAGCCATCGAGCTGGGCCGTGGTGCCAGGCGCCAAGAGCGCGTCTGCGACCAAGCCCAAGGTCGGTGGAAACCAAAGCCCCGAAAAGCGGCTGCCTTATGTGCGCTGGTCGGCAGAAGAGGATACCAagttgcgccgcgcaatcaAGGAGCATGGCCAGCGCTGGgagcatgtcgcgcgcgcggtaGGCACGCGGTCTTACCACCAGTGTCGTCAGCGGTACCTGctcatgcggcgcaaggaagCGGCGGCGAATGGGCTAACTTCCCCAAGCAAGAACCAGGCGCGCACACCGACGCGTCCTCCAAGCTCGCTCGCTTCCAATGGACCTGTACAGCTGCGCACACCAAGCAAGACTCACGATGACGAGCCAGA
- a CDS encoding uncharacterized protein (BUSCO:EOG09260UXC; EggNog:ENOG503NU02; COG:S), with translation MAEPWRSLEHIEWQLIRGVPVPEVLDDSLQGKVLSGRYDQVLRSATSHKLAAQVAKHVQCLHTTATPDVFSTLALDVNMSDTASALDTLCVAVAALQAFVQLNWTGPDFLLAPAALLHMCGAQYFPQRVPNDEDAYMAFSKSLNAACLESLTQAGEPAYHLAKGPFYLVYARQILGALERNDKGGHLQTLPWWDLRVGGVHRRLLDDAVEPNAQTLEKMQAIIEQCKQRAAIEPDVANGWGTMAARAILEVAIAHQRAGNDRKASELLMEAAKTNALVYEMTGAPGKRTKFQKDDKMQLVLLAESRHVEEDRPGDAVQRTDSVDNSATVNPAAQVDHQPANLSLNDDTLLEQTMFTSTAADKSSQVLAHIDPANQPALAVTDQCILLALCLNIQNTQPSHGLTTEQMSVFVERILSHPRNWSVHTMALLLRSRLEAHRSRTVDRSALQLQALIDQMPSNDSSLRERMRFFYSLELPPQWEMQAELARRYVSIGVLRSALEIFERIEMWDEVVQCLGLLGRKEEAVEVVRDLLQGHKTEAEALLAQKRNDTRKQVQFARAREAKLWCLLGDLDVAHAEDHYQKAWDISNATSGRAARSLGAYHFALSAFDKAAAWLRRAVRINALFTRSWFMMGCSYMRMQQWVEAASAFRKCTALEEEDGESWNNLANCYLQMHQSQMDRLDKVFDAADDDAASMHSTSTAADSGVGLDADDEETGKRSTNAAFELRVLAHKALGVALKYNFDSWRVWYNYMIVSINVGMMHESARALARIVEIRSKEASQSSATTSSVEDVVDFTVLNRIVDAVIQTPWDEDDPLMRSQNEGHGLRADVQRLFENTLLPRFSTNAAILQVYARFLLWAHEYRKMLDVRIKSFRFGLGAPDATQVVTDLHTFCLAKDELQDLVDALENTGTRPAAPGSTEEAMPDWNFQARTLLRAFIARTRDSFADEPHFASLAETLQGLRTSV, from the coding sequence ATGGCCGAGCCGTGGAGATCGTTGGAGCATATCGAATGGCAGCTGATCCGTGGCGTGCCCGTTCCGGAAGTGTTGGACGATAGTTTACAAGGCAAGGTCCTGAGCGGCAGGTACGACCAAGTGTTGCGTTCGGCGACCAGCCACAAGTTGGCCGCACAGGTAGCGAAGCATGTTCAATGTCTGCATACGACAGCCACGCCCGACGTGTTCTCCACGCTTGCACTAGATGTAAACATGTCCGATACGGCATCTGCATTGGATACGCTGTGTGTTGCggttgccgcgctgcaagcatTCGTCCAGCTGAACTGGACAGGTCCCGATTTTCTGTTGGCGCCcgctgcactgctgcacatgtgcggcgcccagTACTTCCCGCAGCGTGTGCCCAACGATGAAGACGCCTATATGGCCTTCTCCAAGTCGTTAAATGCCGCATGCCTCGAATCGCTCACACAAGCGGGCGAACCAGCATACCACTTGGCGAAAGGTCCCTTTTACCTGGTCTATGCACGCCAAATTTTGGGCGCGCTCGAACGGAACGACAAAGGTGGGCATTTGCAGACGCTTCCATGGTGGGATTTGCGtgtcggcggcgtgcatAGGCGCCTTCTGGATGATGCCGTTGAGCCCAATGCACAAACACTGGAGAAAATGCAGGCGATTATAGAACAAtgcaagcagcgtgcagcCATCGAACCAGACGTTGCTAACGGATGGGGCACGATggcagcgcgtgcgatACTCGAAGTTGCTATTGCTCACCAGCGTGCCGGGAACGACCGCAAAGCCTCGGAGCTGCTTATGGAGGCAGCAAAGACAAATGCACTGGTGTATGAAATGACTGGCGCGCCCGGGAAGCGGACCAAGTTCCAAAAGGACGACAAGATGCAGCTTgtgctccttgccgagTCGCGCCACGTTGAAGAAGATAGACCGGGcgatgctgtgcagcgcaccgacAGCGTGGATAACAGTGCCACGGTAAAccctgcagcgcaggtGGACCACCAGCCCGCGAACCTGTCGCTGAACGACGATACGCTCCTGGAGCAGACCATGTTTACTTCTACTGCTGCGGACAAGTCGAGccaggtgcttgcgcacatcgaCCCCGCCAACCAGCCTGCGCTCGCGGTCACGGACCAGTGCATTCTTCTCGCACTGTGCCTCAACATCCAAAATACCCAGCCGTCGCACGGTCTGACGACCGAGCAAATGTCGGTGTTTGTGGAACGCATTCTCTCCCATCCCCGAAACTGGAGCGTGCACACCATGGCGCTTTTGTTGCGCTCCCGCTTGGAGGCGCATCGCTCACGTACCGTAGACCGCTCTGCACTCCAGCTCCAGGCATTGATCGACCAAATGCCCTCGAACGacagcagcttgcgcgagcggatGCGCTTTTTTTACAGCTTGGAGTTACCGCCGCAGTGGGAAATGCAGGCGGAGCTTGCACGCAGGTATGTTTCGATCGGAgtgctgcgcagtgcgctggaAATCTTTGAGCGTATCGAGATGTGGGACGAAGTGGTGCAGTGCCTGGGGCTGCTTGGACGCAAAGAAGAGGCCGTCGAGGTAGTACGCGATCTCTTGCAGGGCCACAAGACCGAGGcagaagcgctgcttgcgcagaaGCGCAACGATACGCGGAAACAAGTgcagtttgcgcgcgcgcgcgaggcgaaACTGTGGTGCTTATTGGGCGACTTGGATGTCGCACATGCAGAGGACCACTACCAAAAAGCCTGGGATATTTCCAACGCTACGTCtgggcgtgctgcgcgctcgCTCGGAGCCTACCATTTTGCCCTCTCCGCATTTGACAAGGCTGCGGCATGGttgcgccgtgcagtcCGAATCAATGCGCTCTTTACGCGCAGCTGGTTCATGATGGGATGCAGCTATATGCGCATGCAGCAGTGGGTCGAGGCTGCGTCTGCTTTCCGCAAGTGTACCGCCCTGGAAGAGGAGGATGGAGAGAGCTGGAACAATTTGGCCAACTGCTACTTGCAAATGCACCAGTCGCAGATGGATCGGCTCGACAAGGTGTTTGATGCAGCAGACGACGATGCCGCGAGCATGCATAGCACCAGCACAGCCGCCGACTCGGGCGTCGGTCTCGATGCGGACGACGAAGAAACTGGGAAACGGTCGACAAACGCGGCGTTCGAGCTtcgcgtgcttgcgcacaaggcgctcggcgtTGCGCTCAAGTACAACTTTGATTCTTGGCGGGTGTGGTACAACTACATGATTGTGTCCATCAATGTGGGAATGATGCACGAGtcagcgcgtgcgctcgcacgcATCGTCGAGATCCGAAGTAAGGAAGCGAGTcaaagcagcgccacgACGTCCTCTGTAGAGGACGTGGTCGATTTCACCGTGCTGAACCGCATTGTCGACGCTGTGATCCAGACGCCGTGGGATGAAGATGACCCCTTGATGCGCAGCCAAAACGAGGGACATGGACTGCGTGCtgatgtgcagcgcctgttTGAAAATACGCTCCTCCCCCGCTTCTCCACCAATGCGGCAATCCTGCAAGTGTACGCGCGCTTTCTTCTTTGGGCTCACGAGTACCGCAAGATGCTTGATGTACGCATTAAGAGTTTCCGTTTTGGGCTCGGCGCACCCGATGCTACTCAAGTCGTGACCGATTTGCACACCTTTTGCCTCGCCAAggacgagctgcaggaTTTGGtggacgcgctggaaaatACGGGCACACGCCCAGCCGCGCCTGGCAGCACAGAGGAGGCCATGCCAGACTGGAACTTCCAGGCGCGGACTCTGTTGCGCGCATtcatcgcgcgcacgcgcgataGCTTTGCCGACGAGCCGCACTTTGCGAGCCTCGCCGAGACCCTCCAAGGGCTTCGCACTAGTGTTTAG